The DNA segment ACTGCATCTAACATGGTGATCATCCTTCCATTTTTACAATTCGTTAAACATTATTTCTTATATTTAAAATTTTCACTTAAATTTTCAGATTATTTAAGCGAATTTTAAATTTTTTTTATTCTTTTTTTGTTTTAAAAAGCATTTTTAGCGCTTTTCAAATTATTATAAGCTTTAAGCTGATTTATATTATTTTTTTAAAGTTTTTTTAAGCATTTAATTTTCTATGTTATTATAAGGGTGGGGCTCGTATATTTAATTAAATTTTAGGGTAAGGGCACAAATATGTTCATAAACTTCGCCAATAGAGTTAAATATATAAGCTGCTTCGATTAAACACGGCTATGAGATAGGAGGAATCATATGGTTAAACACCCTGAGTTAAAACACTGGATTAAAAATCTTGTGATAGGTAAGAACACTCTAATACTCCCCTGCCCTTTATGCGGTGAAGACGTTCATGTGAAAAGGCTTGGCGACGACGAAATGGGTATTATTAAAACTCTCAGTGATTTAACAATAGACGAGGTTGTTAAACGCTGTTACATTCAGAATTATAATGAAGAGTATAAGGATCTGCACACCCGCCCATACCTGTACGCTTATCTGAAGCAGAAGAAGTCATCTTAAAACTCTCTATTTTCTTTTATTAAAACTTTAAGCCAATAATTTCCCGGGATGCCTTATGGAGTTTAAATCCATAGCCGCCGTTGCCATTTTCACGCTTACTCTTTTTCTCCTACTAAAAAGACCTAAAGGTTTAAACATAGGTGTCGCCGCCGTTATCGGTGCTTTACTTTCTTTATTATTCGGAACCGTAACTGTTTTCGATGCGCTTGGAGCTCTTACAGAGATATGGGATGCCGCTTTAGCGTTTTTCGGCATAGTCACTTTATCCGTCACTCTTGACGCTATGGGATTCTTTAAATGGGCGGCTTTAAAAATTATCGGATACGCTAAAGGGGACGGTAGAAGACTTTACATTTATATAGCATTGTTAACAGCTTCCGTTAGCATTCTATTCGCGAATGACTCCGCTATACTTATTTTAACGCCTATAGTGGTTGAGATAACTCGCCAATTAGATTTTAAAGCGGGGTCGAGGATGGTTTACTTGTTTGCAGCAGGGTTTGTAGCTGACACAGCTGCGATGCCTCTTATCACGAGTAATCCTGTTAACATAGTGAGCGCAGACTTCTTTCACTATACTTTTCTAGATCATCTTCTCTTCATGGGCCCTGTTACTGTTGTCACGGTGTTTTTCAGTATTCTAGTTGTATACTTATTTTTTAGAAGTAAGATACCTGTAGTATACGAGGCTAAATGCGTGAATCTCGATTGCGGGTTTATGAAAAGCTCCTCTAGCATGGTTAAAATTATATTCGCTACACTTATATCGGTAGATGTCGGCTACGTGTTAACTTCTTTTATTAGATTGCCGGTTTCTACTGTGATCTGTTCAGGTGCTTTCTTTCTATTAATCGTTTATTATTTTTACTATAAGAGAGCGGTCGCCGCCTCTAATACATATAAATCTCTTCCAACTCTGTTAAGAGAGGTTAACTGGGGTATACTAGTTTTCATGATCGGTATATTCATGGTTGTTCAAGGTTTGAGAGTGGCTGGTATCGTTGATTTTATCAGTTCGATTATGTTTTTCTCTTCAACTTTACCATCCTACGCAGGTTTTCTAACTCCCTCTCTAATCGTCACCGTGTTAGCGAGTTTTATGAATAACTGGCCTATGACTTTACTAGGATTAGTTTCAATAAGACACGCTGTCTCAGCTATTGGCTTAACTCCGGGCGCTGCTACAAATCTTATTTTCTCTAATATCATCGGAAATAATATCGGCCCGCACTTCTTCCCTATAGGTTCTCTAGCTATACTCATGTGGTTTGATGTTATTCGGAGAGGAGGTTTAACGGTAACTCTTAGGGAGTATCTTAGAGTAGGTTCAATTCTATCGATTATAGAGGTGGCTTTCTCCTCTCTTATATTATATTTTGAAGTAGGTCTCCTCGGGTTAACTTTACCGATATTCACTTGAAATTTAGTGAACTCCACCAGTTTTTATTTAAAAATAGGGCAGTTCACATATTTTCTCAGCCCTTCCTCGTAGAAACATTTATTGCATGAAATACACTTGGCTTTTGTAAGGTCCCCGGCCCTCCATCTAGATATAAGTTTAGGCTCAGCTATCAGTGGTCTAGCTAAACCTATCAGATCGCATACTCCTTCATTCAATAGTCTGTCAGCTATTTTCGGTGTTCTAATGCCCCCTGTTAAAAGAATAGGCGTTTTAACACGTTTTTTAATTTTTCTAGCGAAGCTTGAAAAATAGGCTTCATCGCTCTCTTTTAGTATTCTCGTTTTCTCCGGCGTCCCCCCGCTTACAGATATGAGATCGCAGCCTGATTTTTCAAGTTTTTCGGCGACTTTCACCGTCTCCTCTATTTTTATACCTCCAGGTATACCATCCTCTCCGTTTAATCTGACAGATATAGGGCGGTCTCCAAGATTATCTTTCACTTCATCGAGAACTTCTAGAAGAAACCTCATTTTATTCTCGAGGCTGCCCCCGTATTCGTCTTTTCGCTTATTGTATAAATCTGAGAGGAACTGAGATATTAGATAGGAGTGAGCGGCGTGAAGTTCAACCCCGTCGAATCCAGCTTTAACAGCTCTGCGAGCCGCCGCCCCGAATAGTTTCACTTTCTCCTTTATTTGCTCTACTGTTAACGCTCTCATCACATGCATATTCTCTTTAGTTAAGACTCCCATCGCTTCAGCTTCAGTGAATCCTTTCAACTCGATAATAGAAGGGCCGTAAATTAACCCCTCTGGATTATATTTAGGATCGGAGTTTAAACCGCAATCAGCTATTTGAATAAATATTTTACAACCCTCTTTATGTACAGCTTCAACTATTCTCTTCAAACCGGGGACTTGATCATCCTCCCCTATACCGAGCATCCGAGGTAGAATCTGGTGGCCTGATTTTATGAAAGCATATTCTGTGATTATTAAACCTATTTTAGACGAGGCAACCTCACTGTAATGTTTTATTAAAAGCTCTGTTACATATCCTTTATCATCCGCCATCCCCATCCAGACGGGCGCCATTGCGAAGCGATTAAGTAGCTCCACTGAACCTATATTAAATGGCTGGAACGCTCTCTCTAGCATATCAGCATCCACCTGATTTTAGAATGAGAGGAAGCCTGGAAAGAAATAATTCACTACAAGTAACAGTATTAATGTAACAGCTGGGACGGTTACGTTATCATCTATCGGGCCGAATTCAAAGTGCTCTATTAAACTAGCTATGGCTCCGGAGATAACCCCCATAGGGCCCAGTATCGCCCCTGTAGGTATTGAAACAGACGCCATCGCTAGATTCCCATACCATGATTTTGTTCTCCTCTTAAATATAGCGTTTCGAACAACCCCTGTTACCGCGTCCCCGAATGACATGAATAACGCGGGTAGCACTCCAAACCAGAAGTTACCGCCTGAGAAAAACCAGCCTAAAGTTAAAACAACACCCCACATGATGGCGAATGAAACCTCGTAGCAATTCTCGCATACTTGGAACCAAGTCATAAGTTTACCTGCGCGATGCGGGATATACACGAAGACTGCTAGCAGCGAAGCGAAGATTAAGGGTAGAATCGGAGTGGTGTAGACTAAGCCTACTACGATAGCGGAAACCCCGCCGGCTAACATGTGAACAACTTTCCTATTATAATAAACAGCTATCGTATGCTCTGTGCCTCTATTCGTTAAAACAGTGTAAATTTTTTTCGTTAAAACTGTTACCACGAATGTAACCCATATAAATAGAATTATCGTAACTATTATCTCAGTTAAATTTATCATGAAAAACATTATAACCGCTTGCTATATAAAAATTTTATTCATTTTTTTTTACAGTTATAAAATATAAATAAGATTTACATAAAAAACAGCTTATAGAATCTAGCTGTGCGCTCCGCTTTTTGAGAAAATAAGTAAGTTAACCTAGCTTTTCCTTTTAATTCACCGGCTTACTTAAGTTAAAGATAAAGTATTTAGCTTACTCTACCCCTGTTTTCGTGAGTCTGCTTTGTGGCTAAAAACCATCTAAATAATAATTAGCCGAAGTTGTGTTCAATCTTTTTTAGATAGTATTATGGCTGCCTTTATAATTCCGTCTATGATAGCCTCCGGTTTAGGCGGACAACCAGGTACATATACGTCTACAGGTATTATTTTATCAACAGGTCCACCTTGAGTGTAGGATGGTCCTTTATCGTCATCCGGTTTAAACACACCGCCTGTTATAGCGCAGCTTCCTATAGCCACCACTGCTTTAGGAGTGGGCATCTGTTCATACGTTCTTTTAAGAAATGGAACGTGCTGTTTAGCAACTATCCCTTCAACTAGCATTATATCCGCGTGTCTAGGGTTATTATGTAACGTGACACCTACTCTTTCAGGGTCATATCTAGGGTTTAAAGCTGCAGCTATCTCTATCCCACACCCGTTACAACCACTACAGTGAGCGTGGAAAACCCAAGGTGAATATAATCTCGCTTTCTGTTTCAACCCCATAATCTTTCTCCCCTTCAATAATATTTTCTAGTGTGCAGATTAAAAGTGTAAGCGTTTCTTCTACGGCATTCTCTGCATAGTTTACCCGCTTTTTCAATGTCTTCTCTACTCTGATCCCTCCATTTTTCGCCTAGGTTCTTCAAAACCTTCTCAGAGTATATCTCATATTGTTTGGCAGGTGCGACAGGATTCCCGCATTTCTCGCATAATATTAAATCTCTTTCAATTCTAACTTTCTCCGGGTTAGGTGACTCAATATTTGTATACGCTAACTCGAATCTAGTTGTAAGTTTTATCGCGTCTTCAGGGCATTCCTCCTCACATCTACCGCAGAAGACGCATCTACCCAAATCTATTGTAAGTATTCTCTTCCCGCCTACATCTTCCGCTTTAATAGTGTTCGCTGAGCAAACGCTTTCACAAGCCGCGCATCCGCAGCAGTCTTCTTCACTATACTGAGGTGCTCCTCTCAGCCCCTCGCATATATGACTGTATTTCGCTCCGCCTCCGAATCTCGGCTCAGAGTAATCTATCTGTGGATTTCCACCCGGGTAATCTAAGGTCTGTATTCTTTTACTACTTTCTAAGGCTTCTTTTAAAAGCTTAATTTTACCTTTAACCATTCTTCTCCCCTACACTATGCTTATTCCTATATTCACGCCAGCCCCTGCTAGCGAAGCCATAATATAAGGCCAAGCTAACCCGATTAAACTCAGTGCTAAGGGTATTTTCATA comes from the Candidatus Odinarchaeum yellowstonii genome and includes:
- a CDS encoding NADH:flavin oxidoreductase, whose protein sequence is MLERAFQPFNIGSVELLNRFAMAPVWMGMADDKGYVTELLIKHYSEVASSKIGLIITEYAFIKSGHQILPRMLGIGEDDQVPGLKRIVEAVHKEGCKIFIQIADCGLNSDPKYNPEGLIYGPSIIELKGFTEAEAMGVLTKENMHVMRALTVEQIKEKVKLFGAAARRAVKAGFDGVELHAAHSYLISQFLSDLYNKRKDEYGGSLENKMRFLLEVLDEVKDNLGDRPISVRLNGEDGIPGGIKIEETVKVAEKLEKSGCDLISVSGGTPEKTRILKESDEAYFSSFARKIKKRVKTPILLTGGIRTPKIADRLLNEGVCDLIGLARPLIAEPKLISRWRAGDLTKAKCISCNKCFYEEGLRKYVNCPIFK
- the nuoB gene encoding NADH-quinone oxidoreductase subunit NuoB, with protein sequence MGLKQKARLYSPWVFHAHCSGCNGCGIEIAAALNPRYDPERVGVTLHNNPRHADIMLVEGIVAKQHVPFLKRTYEQMPTPKAVVAIGSCAITGGVFKPDDDKGPSYTQGGPVDKIIPVDVYVPGCPPKPEAIIDGIIKAAIILSKKD
- a CDS encoding dolichol kinase, with product MFFMINLTEIIVTIILFIWVTFVVTVLTKKIYTVLTNRGTEHTIAVYYNRKVVHMLAGGVSAIVVGLVYTTPILPLIFASLLAVFVYIPHRAGKLMTWFQVCENCYEVSFAIMWGVVLTLGWFFSGGNFWFGVLPALFMSFGDAVTGVVRNAIFKRRTKSWYGNLAMASVSIPTGAILGPMGVISGAIASLIEHFEFGPIDDNVTVPAVTLILLLVVNYFFPGFLSF
- a CDS encoding 4Fe-4S binding protein, which gives rise to MVKGKIKLLKEALESSKRIQTLDYPGGNPQIDYSEPRFGGGAKYSHICEGLRGAPQYSEEDCCGCAACESVCSANTIKAEDVGGKRILTIDLGRCVFCGRCEEECPEDAIKLTTRFELAYTNIESPNPEKVRIERDLILCEKCGNPVAPAKQYEIYSEKVLKNLGEKWRDQSREDIEKAGKLCRECRRRNAYTFNLHTRKYY